GCGGCGGGGATGCGCTTCTGCCGGACGGCCGCATGCTGTCGGCTGGTGGAACCCTTGACTATAATCCGTTCAAAGGCCGCGCAGATGTCGCTGTCTTCGACCCCTTTAAAGAGACCTGGGCTTTCGTCAAAAAGATGCAGCATGGACGCTGGTACCCGACGCTCATAGCGATGGGTGATGGGCGGGTGCTGGCGACAACCGGTCTCAACGAAGCGGGGAACGGCCACAACCAGGCTGTGGAATTGTACTCTGCCGCGACCGATTCATGGCAGCCGCTGCACCTTCCGGCCGCTTTCCCAGGCCTTCCGCTGTACGCCCATCTCTTCTTGATGCAAGACGGTCGTGTCTTTTTCTCGGGCGGCCGGATGGACGACCCTCTGCAAGTCGAACCCTGCGTGCTGAATCTCTCACGGGACCCGATCGGTCTGACCTTCGTACCAGATCTACTCGATCCTGTGTTACGAAACCAGTCTGCCAGCGTGCTCCTCCCGCCCGCGCAAGATCAACTGGTGATGATCATGGGTGGCGGTCCCGTCGGCAAGCCGGATAAAACCGACGCAACCGGAATGGTGAGCATCGTAGATTTAAAAGTACCACACCCCGAGTATGTCGCAGCTGAGCCGATGTTGCTGCCACGGTTACACTTGAATGCCGTGCTCCTGCCGGACCGGACTGTGTTCGTCACTGGTGGATCACTCAAGCAAGAAGACAAGCCGCTCACTCGGCTCCAGGCTGAGACCTATGATCCGGCGACCGGGCAGTGGCAGTTGATGGCCGCTTCCACCATCCCACGTCTCTATCACTCGACAGCCCTGCTCTTGCCGGACGGCCGCGTTGTCGCCGCCGGCGGAAATCCAGAAGGCGGCCACTCGGTTACATGGGATCCGCCGGATCCGGAAGAGGAGATGCGCCTCGAAGTCTTCAGCCCGCCGTACCTCTTCAAAGGCCCGCGACCCACGATCGGCACTGTAATCACTGAATGGAACTATGGACAGCAGGTCTCGGTGCCGACGCCGCAGGCAGCTCAGATACGTTGGACCCATTTGGTCAGAGGCGGTGTGACTACGCATTCGTTCAACTGCGAACAGCGGCTTGTCGATCTCCCGATCGCGGCTCGCACGGCAACATCCTTGCGCGTGGCGGTGCCCGGCAACCGGAATCTCGCACCGCCTGGGTGGTACATGCTCTTCATTGTCGATACGGACGGCGTTCCTTCCGTGGCGACGTGGGTGCATCTGACCTAAACAGTGGAGGGGATCGTGCAATGAACCCCTTGGCGATCGTCAAGCTCACCTCGTTGATGGATCGCACCAGCGGGAGCCCAGACGTGAAGATCGGGCTCATCGACGGGCCTGTCGTTACCCAGCATCCCGATCTGGCAGGCGAACACCTCCGCGAGATTCCCGGCAAGAACGGCGCCACATGCACGCAGGCCAGCAGCGCGACCAGACCGAATTCTGCCCAGACATATTCAACCCAGTCTGCGGTTGCGGCGGCAAAACTTATGCGAATGAATGCGCGGCGGCATCTGCCGGAGTCTCCATCGACCACCTGGGCAATGCGGTGGCGGTGGTGGCGTACTTCAGTGATCATGTAGTCGCATGAAGGTTGGATCATGCGATAACGCCGCTAACCCACTTTATGGCCTGAACCTTTTGAAACACGAGGCTTTGAAGCGTAAGATTCTAGACGGAGAGGGCGGAAGGGCATGGTCATCGAGATCGATGCTTCATTCCCATTGCTCGCAGGACCGAGTGGGCGACGTCGTCGCGGCGGACGTAGGTATTCAACAGGAACAGGAGGTCATGATGCTCATTCAGAGAAGTATGACGAAGCGGGTGATTTTGAGCATTCTGGGGATGATCGCCCTGATCAGTTGCGCGACCCTCCAGCGCGGTCTGACGGGGAAGGTGATCGATGAAGCGCGAAGCGTAGCACGCGCCCCATCTTCATTCCTCGCGGCCGATGAGGATTATTTTCACGATATGGATGGCGGAGTCCCCCTCTCTCGTGAAGAAATCCAAGGCCGAAATACCTGGCTGGTCTGGACCGCGGGCAACGATCGGTTCTGGGATACGCTCGCCACCGCCAGCTTCGGCAACCTGGATTTCCTGAAGACGCTCTCGTCGCACCCGAGCCTCAAATTCAGCCGCCACAACCGCTGGCACTATCTCGGTCTGGTCAACGAACCCTGTTTCGAGAAGGCAAGAGGTCCCGACCCCGCTCATTATGGCCTATGGTTGGATCAGCGTCGCAGTGATTGTCCGTCCGACCCGTTCGCGAACGAGAAAAAATATCCCGGCGTGGCGATTGGGGCGCGCGGAAAAAACCTGCCGCTCGGCTCATACTATGGGGAACCGACCGGTATCGTCGGGTTGCGGCTCTTTCCGAATCCCGACTTCGACGAAGCCGCTGCGAAGAAATGGAACCCCACGCGTTACTACGAGGATCCCAGCTACTATTTGTCCAAAGACCTAGTGAAACCGTATCGTGTCGGGATGTCGTGCGCGTTCTGTCATGTCGGTCCCAATCCGGTCAAGCCGCCGGACGACCCAGAGCATCCCCAATGGAACAACCTAAGCTCCAATGTCGGAGCGCAGTATTTTTGGATCGATCGGATCTTTACCTGGGATGCCGACGAATCAAGCTTCCCGTTTCAGCTCTTTCACACCTCGCGTCCCGGGGCGCTCGACACTTCACTGGTCTCCACGGACTACATCAACAATCCACGAACGATGAACGCCGTCTATGCGTTGGCGCCTCGATTGCAGCAAGGGCAGCGCTGGGGGAAGGAAACACTGGCGGGCGGCGGCTTGGACAACAAGCAGTTCAACGACTATGTCGCGACCGGCCCGCTGACCCAATTTTTTCAATCGCCCAACGTCGTGTGGACGCCTCGTGTGCTTAAAGACGGCTCGGATTCCGTCGG
This genomic stretch from Nitrospira sp. harbors:
- a CDS encoding DUF1929 domain-containing protein: MPNGFTNVPDWFPWENAGGNIAIGDVDGDGRQDLVVLMVDNPPAKNRGLYRVGKRLDAAGIPTDGWGPWIDIPDWFSFENQGAGLALWDLNGNGQLDLVAFMIDASQGQNQAFYRVGRSLDNNGNVTGGWTDWIGIPDWFPWENQHGAIAISDLDGDGHPELIVLMIDNPQQQNQAYYRIGKRLDADGRVTAGWTGWQLVPDWFSWENQGAGVVVVDGNQAGDHDLVIFQIDNAPGQNQAFFKRGARLQITGDVDSWGPWMGVPGWFSWENQGGGLTAANLGGLRKLIALNIDNPPQQNAGLYEVFDLDSDPARQGKWEVLPFKSGVLAVHAALLPKGKVLFFAGSGSSAVRFSSPDFGNEAKGIFTSVVWDPAVPPGSGAPNFSHPTTLRTPDGKVFDLFCGGDALLPDGRMLSAGGTLDYNPFKGRADVAVFDPFKETWAFVKKMQHGRWYPTLIAMGDGRVLATTGLNEAGNGHNQAVELYSAATDSWQPLHLPAAFPGLPLYAHLFLMQDGRVFFSGGRMDDPLQVEPCVLNLSRDPIGLTFVPDLLDPVLRNQSASVLLPPAQDQLVMIMGGGPVGKPDKTDATGMVSIVDLKVPHPEYVAAEPMLLPRLHLNAVLLPDRTVFVTGGSLKQEDKPLTRLQAETYDPATGQWQLMAASTIPRLYHSTALLLPDGRVVAAGGNPEGGHSVTWDPPDPEEEMRLEVFSPPYLFKGPRPTIGTVITEWNYGQQVSVPTPQAAQIRWTHLVRGGVTTHSFNCEQRLVDLPIAARTATSLRVAVPGNRNLAPPGWYMLFIVDTDGVPSVATWVHLT